A single Phalacrocorax aristotelis chromosome 18, bGulAri2.1, whole genome shotgun sequence DNA region contains:
- the HIP1 gene encoding huntingtin-interacting protein 1 isoform X1 — MSPGSSRTWWMPTTSQKGIQQWAPSSWHEQRPGTWMGPSHRQTVSINKAINAQEVAVKEKHARTCILGTHHEKGAQTFWSVVNRLPLSGNAVLCWKFCHVFHKLLRDGHSNVLKDSMRYKNELSDMSRMWGHLSEGYGQLCSIYLKLLRTKMEFHSKNPRFPGNLQMSDRQLEEAGENDVNNFFQLTVEMFDYLECELNLFQTVFSSLDMSRSVSVTAAGQCRLAPLIQVILDCSHLYDYTVKLLFKLHSCLPADTLQGHRDRFLEQFRKLKDLFYRSSNLQYFKRLIQIPQLPENPPNFLRASALSEHISPVVVIPAEASSPDSEPITDLVEMDTASQSLFDNKFDDIFGSSFSSDPFNFNSQNGMNKDDKDRLIERLYGEIAALKEELENFKAESARGMVQLRGRTSELEAELAEQRHLKQQAQDESEFLRAELEELKKQREDTEKAQRSLTEIERRAQANEQRYSKLKEKYSELVQNHADLLRKNAEVTKQVTAARQAQGDVEREKKELEDSFQRVSEQAQRKSQEQAEVLDTLKRELAASRQEMQVLQGTLESSTQVGAEQSTRIAGLEQERDSLSQAAEQHREEMAALRAELQQLQDMLSHEQESSKMELETLQTQLKDKQESRERALQQRLDEEQFALLQGTAREAERMVQDALSRLEDPAHISCTGSAGTHLSPACCLPADCLLSRTLAASECVERLQDAHSKYLSSHGAVGSLLPCLALFAHLVSDTLLQGSATSHVAPMEPADRLLEMCKQCGSEAVSYLSTLQDPGTVEGTDCSLVMTCLGQISAIGEELRPRGLDIKQEELGDLVDKEMAATAAAIETAAARIEEMLSKARAGDTGVKLEVNERILGSCTGLMQAIHILVLASKDLQREIVESGRGAASPKEFYAKNSRWTEGLISASKAVGWGATVLVDAADLVVQGKGTFKELMVCSREIAASTAQLVAASKVKADKDSANLCKLQQASRGVNQATASVVASTKAGKSQVEEKDSMDFSSMTLTQIKRQEMDSQVRVLELENQLQKERQKLGELRKKHYELAGVAEGWEEDAAD, encoded by the exons GGGACGGCCACTCGAAC GTCCTGAAAGACTCCATGAGATACAAGAATGAGCTGAGTGACATGAGCAGGATGTGG GGCCACCTGAGCGAGGGCTatgggcagctctgcagcatctACCTCAAACTGCTGAGAACCAAGATGGAGTTTCACAGCAAG AATCCCCGCTTCCCTGGCAATCTCCAGATGTCCGACCGGCAGCTTGAAGAGGCAGGGGAGAACGATGTCAATAATTT TTTTCAGCTGACAGTGGAGATGTTCGACTACCTAGAGTGTGAGCTGAACCTCTTCCAGACAG TGTTCAGCTCTCTGGACATGTCGCGCTCGGTGTCGGTGACAGCCGCGGGGCAGTGCCGCCTGGCCCCGCTCATCCAGGTGATCCTGGACTGCAGCCACCTCTACGACTACACTGTCAAGCTGCTCTTCAAGCTCCACTCCT GTCTGCCAGCGGATACCCTGCAGGGTCACCGGGATCGCTTCCTGGAGCAGTTCAGAAA ACTGAAGGACCTCTTCTACCGCTCCAGCAACCTGCAGTACTTCAAGCGGCTGATTCAGATCCCACAGCTGCCAGAG aaCCCTCCCAACTTCCTTCGTGCCTCGGCGCTGTCGGAGCACATCAGCCCCGTGGTGGTCATCCCTGCCGAGGCATCCTCACCCGACAGTGAGCCCATCACAGACCTGGTGGAGATGGACACGGCCTCACAg AGCCTGTTTGACAACAAGTTTGATGACATCTTCGGCAGCTCTTTCAGCAGCGACCCCTTCAACTTCAACAGCCAGAACGGGATGAACAAGGATGACAA GGACCGGTTAATCGAGCGCCTTTATGGGGAGATTGCAGCCctgaaggaggagctggagaactTCAAGGCTGAG AGCGCACGGGGCATGGTGCAGCTGCGTGGTCGCACCAGTGAGCTGGAGGCCGAGCTGGCCGAGCAGCGGCACCTgaagcagcaggcacaggaCGAGAGCGAGTTCCTGCgtgcagagctggaggagctgaAGAAGCAGCGGGAGGACACTGAGAAGGCACAGAGGAGCCTGACAGAGATTGAAA GGCGGGCACAGGCCAACGAGCAGCGCTACAGCAAGCTGAAGGAGAAGTACAGCGAGCTGGTGCAGAACCATGCCGACCTGCTGCGGAAG AATGCGGAGGTGACCAAGCAGGTGACGGCGGCCAGGCAGGCCCAGGGGGATGTGGAGCGGGAGAAGAAGGAGCTGGAGGACTCCTTCCAGCGGGTGAGCGAGCAGGCTCAGAGGAAG TCTCAGGAGCAGGCTGAGGTGTTGGACACGCTGAAGCGggagctggcagccagcagaCAGGAGATGCAGGTCCTCCAGGGCACCCTGGAGTCCAGCACACAG gtgggagcagagcagagcacccGGATCGCTGGCCTGGAGCAGGAGAGGGACAGCCTgagccaggcagcagagcagcacagggaggagaTGGCTGCCCTGCGGGccgagctgcagcagctgcaggacatGCTCAGCCATGAGCAAGAGAGCAGCAAGATGGAGCTGGAGACATTGCAGACCCAGCTGAAAGACAAG caggagagcagggagcGGGCGCTGCAGCAGCGCCTGGACGAGGAGCAGTTTGCCCTCTTACAGGGCACCGCGCGGGAGGCGGAGCGGATGGTGCAGGATGCCCTCAGTCGCCTGGAGGATCCCGCTCACATCAGCTGTACCGGCTCAGCAG GGACGCATTTGAGTCCTGCCTGCTGTCTGCCGGCAGATTGCCTCCTGTCCAGGACACTGGCAGCCTCTGAGTGCGTGGAGCGGCTGCAGGATGCACACAGCAAATACCTTTCCAGTCACGGAG CCGtgggctccctgctgccctgcctggccctcTTCGCCCACCTCGTCAGTGacaccctgctgcagggcagtgCTACCTCCCACGTGGCCCCCATGGAGCCTGCTGACC GTCTGCTGGAGATGTGCAAGCAGTGCGGCAGCGAGGCCGTGAGCTACCTCAGCACCCTGCAAGACCCGGGGACGGTGGAAGGCACTGACTGCAGCCTGGTGATGACCTGCCTGGGCCAGATCAGCGCTATTGGGGAG GAGCTGCGGCCCAGAGGGCTGGACATcaagcaggaggagctgggtgaCCTGGTGGACAAGGAGATGGCAGCAACGGCGGCGGCCATTGAAACGGCGGCCGCCCGCATCGAG GAGATGCTGAGCAAGGCGCGGGCTGGTGACACCGGGGTCAAACTGGAAGTGAACGAGAG GATCCTGGGCTCCTGCACAGGCCTCATGCAGGCCATCCACATCCTGGTCCTGGCCTCCAAGGACCTGCAGAGAGAGATCGTGGAGAGCGGACGG GGCGCAGCATCCCCCAAGGAGTTTTATGCCAAGAATTCCCGCTGGACCGAGGGTCTCATCTCTGCCTCCAAGGCCGTGGGCTGGGGTGCCACGGTGCTGGT TGACGCTGCTGACCTGGTGGTGCAAGGCAAGGGGACGTTCAAGGAGCTAATGGTCTGTTCCCGGGAGATCGCAGCCAGCACTGCCCAGCTGGTGGCAGCCTCCAAG gtgaaggcagacaaagacagCGCCAACCTTTGCAAGCTCCAACAAGCCTCCCGGGGTGTCAACCAGGCCACAGCCAGCGTGGTGGCCTCCACCAAAGCTGGGAAGTCACAGGTGGAGGAGAAAG ACAGCATGGACTTCTCCAGCATGACACTCACCCAGATAAAGCGTCAGGAGATGGACTCACAG GTGCGGGTGCTGGAGCTTGAAAACCAGCTGCAGAAGGAGCGGCAGAAGCTGGGGGAGCTGCGCAAGAAGCACTATGAGCTGGCAGGAGTGGcggagggctgggaggaggacg CTGCAGATTAG
- the HIP1 gene encoding huntingtin-interacting protein 1 isoform X4, with amino-acid sequence MSPGSSRTWWMPTTSQKGIQQWAPSSWHEQRPGTWMGPSHRQTVSINKAINAQEVAVKEKHARTCILGTHHEKGAQTFWSVVNRLPLSGNAVLCWKFCHVFHKLLRDGHSNVLKDSMRYKNELSDMSRMWGHLSEGYGQLCSIYLKLLRTKMEFHSKNPRFPGNLQMSDRQLEEAGENDVNNFFQLTVEMFDYLECELNLFQTVFSSLDMSRSVSVTAAGQCRLAPLIQVILDCSHLYDYTVKLLFKLHSCLPADTLQGHRDRFLEQFRKLKDLFYRSSNLQYFKRLIQIPQLPENPPNFLRASALSEHISPVVVIPAEASSPDSEPITDLVEMDTASQSLFDNKFDDIFGSSFSSDPFNFNSQNGMNKDDKDRLIERLYGEIAALKEELENFKAESARGMVQLRGRTSELEAELAEQRHLKQQAQDESEFLRAELEELKKQREDTEKAQRSLTEIERRAQANEQRYSKLKEKYSELVQNHADLLRKNAEVTKQVTAARQAQGDVEREKKELEDSFQRVSEQAQRKSQEQAEVLDTLKRELAASRQEMQVLQGTLESSTQVGAEQSTRIAGLEQERDSLSQAAEQHREEMAALRAELQQLQDMLSHEQESSKMELETLQTQLKDKQESRERALQQRLDEEQFALLQGTAREAERMVQDALSRLEDPAHISCTGSADCLLSRTLAASECVERLQDAHSKYLSSHGAVGSLLPCLALFAHLVSDTLLQGSATSHVAPMEPADRLLEMCKQCGSEAVSYLSTLQDPGTVEGTDCSLVMTCLGQISAIGEELRPRGLDIKQEELGDLVDKEMAATAAAIETAAARIEEMLSKARAGDTGVKLEVNERILGSCTGLMQAIHILVLASKDLQREIVESGRGAASPKEFYAKNSRWTEGLISASKAVGWGATVLVDAADLVVQGKGTFKELMVCSREIAASTAQLVAASKVKADKDSANLCKLQQASRGVNQATASVVASTKAGKSQVEEKDSMDFSSMTLTQIKRQEMDSQVRVLELENQLQKERQKLGELRKKHYELAGVAEGWEEDAAD; translated from the exons GGGACGGCCACTCGAAC GTCCTGAAAGACTCCATGAGATACAAGAATGAGCTGAGTGACATGAGCAGGATGTGG GGCCACCTGAGCGAGGGCTatgggcagctctgcagcatctACCTCAAACTGCTGAGAACCAAGATGGAGTTTCACAGCAAG AATCCCCGCTTCCCTGGCAATCTCCAGATGTCCGACCGGCAGCTTGAAGAGGCAGGGGAGAACGATGTCAATAATTT TTTTCAGCTGACAGTGGAGATGTTCGACTACCTAGAGTGTGAGCTGAACCTCTTCCAGACAG TGTTCAGCTCTCTGGACATGTCGCGCTCGGTGTCGGTGACAGCCGCGGGGCAGTGCCGCCTGGCCCCGCTCATCCAGGTGATCCTGGACTGCAGCCACCTCTACGACTACACTGTCAAGCTGCTCTTCAAGCTCCACTCCT GTCTGCCAGCGGATACCCTGCAGGGTCACCGGGATCGCTTCCTGGAGCAGTTCAGAAA ACTGAAGGACCTCTTCTACCGCTCCAGCAACCTGCAGTACTTCAAGCGGCTGATTCAGATCCCACAGCTGCCAGAG aaCCCTCCCAACTTCCTTCGTGCCTCGGCGCTGTCGGAGCACATCAGCCCCGTGGTGGTCATCCCTGCCGAGGCATCCTCACCCGACAGTGAGCCCATCACAGACCTGGTGGAGATGGACACGGCCTCACAg AGCCTGTTTGACAACAAGTTTGATGACATCTTCGGCAGCTCTTTCAGCAGCGACCCCTTCAACTTCAACAGCCAGAACGGGATGAACAAGGATGACAA GGACCGGTTAATCGAGCGCCTTTATGGGGAGATTGCAGCCctgaaggaggagctggagaactTCAAGGCTGAG AGCGCACGGGGCATGGTGCAGCTGCGTGGTCGCACCAGTGAGCTGGAGGCCGAGCTGGCCGAGCAGCGGCACCTgaagcagcaggcacaggaCGAGAGCGAGTTCCTGCgtgcagagctggaggagctgaAGAAGCAGCGGGAGGACACTGAGAAGGCACAGAGGAGCCTGACAGAGATTGAAA GGCGGGCACAGGCCAACGAGCAGCGCTACAGCAAGCTGAAGGAGAAGTACAGCGAGCTGGTGCAGAACCATGCCGACCTGCTGCGGAAG AATGCGGAGGTGACCAAGCAGGTGACGGCGGCCAGGCAGGCCCAGGGGGATGTGGAGCGGGAGAAGAAGGAGCTGGAGGACTCCTTCCAGCGGGTGAGCGAGCAGGCTCAGAGGAAG TCTCAGGAGCAGGCTGAGGTGTTGGACACGCTGAAGCGggagctggcagccagcagaCAGGAGATGCAGGTCCTCCAGGGCACCCTGGAGTCCAGCACACAG gtgggagcagagcagagcacccGGATCGCTGGCCTGGAGCAGGAGAGGGACAGCCTgagccaggcagcagagcagcacagggaggagaTGGCTGCCCTGCGGGccgagctgcagcagctgcaggacatGCTCAGCCATGAGCAAGAGAGCAGCAAGATGGAGCTGGAGACATTGCAGACCCAGCTGAAAGACAAG caggagagcagggagcGGGCGCTGCAGCAGCGCCTGGACGAGGAGCAGTTTGCCCTCTTACAGGGCACCGCGCGGGAGGCGGAGCGGATGGTGCAGGATGCCCTCAGTCGCCTGGAGGATCCCGCTCACATCAGCTGTACCGGCTCAGCAG ATTGCCTCCTGTCCAGGACACTGGCAGCCTCTGAGTGCGTGGAGCGGCTGCAGGATGCACACAGCAAATACCTTTCCAGTCACGGAG CCGtgggctccctgctgccctgcctggccctcTTCGCCCACCTCGTCAGTGacaccctgctgcagggcagtgCTACCTCCCACGTGGCCCCCATGGAGCCTGCTGACC GTCTGCTGGAGATGTGCAAGCAGTGCGGCAGCGAGGCCGTGAGCTACCTCAGCACCCTGCAAGACCCGGGGACGGTGGAAGGCACTGACTGCAGCCTGGTGATGACCTGCCTGGGCCAGATCAGCGCTATTGGGGAG GAGCTGCGGCCCAGAGGGCTGGACATcaagcaggaggagctgggtgaCCTGGTGGACAAGGAGATGGCAGCAACGGCGGCGGCCATTGAAACGGCGGCCGCCCGCATCGAG GAGATGCTGAGCAAGGCGCGGGCTGGTGACACCGGGGTCAAACTGGAAGTGAACGAGAG GATCCTGGGCTCCTGCACAGGCCTCATGCAGGCCATCCACATCCTGGTCCTGGCCTCCAAGGACCTGCAGAGAGAGATCGTGGAGAGCGGACGG GGCGCAGCATCCCCCAAGGAGTTTTATGCCAAGAATTCCCGCTGGACCGAGGGTCTCATCTCTGCCTCCAAGGCCGTGGGCTGGGGTGCCACGGTGCTGGT TGACGCTGCTGACCTGGTGGTGCAAGGCAAGGGGACGTTCAAGGAGCTAATGGTCTGTTCCCGGGAGATCGCAGCCAGCACTGCCCAGCTGGTGGCAGCCTCCAAG gtgaaggcagacaaagacagCGCCAACCTTTGCAAGCTCCAACAAGCCTCCCGGGGTGTCAACCAGGCCACAGCCAGCGTGGTGGCCTCCACCAAAGCTGGGAAGTCACAGGTGGAGGAGAAAG ACAGCATGGACTTCTCCAGCATGACACTCACCCAGATAAAGCGTCAGGAGATGGACTCACAG GTGCGGGTGCTGGAGCTTGAAAACCAGCTGCAGAAGGAGCGGCAGAAGCTGGGGGAGCTGCGCAAGAAGCACTATGAGCTGGCAGGAGTGGcggagggctgggaggaggacg CTGCAGATTAG
- the HIP1 gene encoding huntingtin-interacting protein 1 isoform X3 yields the protein MDRVSSSMKQVSNPLPKVLSRRAGGGGLEAERESFERAQTVSINKAINAQEVAVKEKHARTCILGTHHEKGAQTFWSVVNRLPLSGNAVLCWKFCHVFHKLLRDGHSNVLKDSMRYKNELSDMSRMWGHLSEGYGQLCSIYLKLLRTKMEFHSKNPRFPGNLQMSDRQLEEAGENDVNNFFQLTVEMFDYLECELNLFQTVFSSLDMSRSVSVTAAGQCRLAPLIQVILDCSHLYDYTVKLLFKLHSCLPADTLQGHRDRFLEQFRKLKDLFYRSSNLQYFKRLIQIPQLPENPPNFLRASALSEHISPVVVIPAEASSPDSEPITDLVEMDTASQSLFDNKFDDIFGSSFSSDPFNFNSQNGMNKDDKDRLIERLYGEIAALKEELENFKAESARGMVQLRGRTSELEAELAEQRHLKQQAQDESEFLRAELEELKKQREDTEKAQRSLTEIERRAQANEQRYSKLKEKYSELVQNHADLLRKNAEVTKQVTAARQAQGDVEREKKELEDSFQRVSEQAQRKSQEQAEVLDTLKRELAASRQEMQVLQGTLESSTQVGAEQSTRIAGLEQERDSLSQAAEQHREEMAALRAELQQLQDMLSHEQESSKMELETLQTQLKDKQESRERALQQRLDEEQFALLQGTAREAERMVQDALSRLEDPAHISCTGSAGTHLSPACCLPADCLLSRTLAASECVERLQDAHSKYLSSHGAVGSLLPCLALFAHLVSDTLLQGSATSHVAPMEPADRLLEMCKQCGSEAVSYLSTLQDPGTVEGTDCSLVMTCLGQISAIGEELRPRGLDIKQEELGDLVDKEMAATAAAIETAAARIEEMLSKARAGDTGVKLEVNERILGSCTGLMQAIHILVLASKDLQREIVESGRGAASPKEFYAKNSRWTEGLISASKAVGWGATVLVDAADLVVQGKGTFKELMVCSREIAASTAQLVAASKVKADKDSANLCKLQQASRGVNQATASVVASTKAGKSQVEEKDSMDFSSMTLTQIKRQEMDSQVRVLELENQLQKERQKLGELRKKHYELAGVAEGWEEDAAD from the exons GGGACGGCCACTCGAAC GTCCTGAAAGACTCCATGAGATACAAGAATGAGCTGAGTGACATGAGCAGGATGTGG GGCCACCTGAGCGAGGGCTatgggcagctctgcagcatctACCTCAAACTGCTGAGAACCAAGATGGAGTTTCACAGCAAG AATCCCCGCTTCCCTGGCAATCTCCAGATGTCCGACCGGCAGCTTGAAGAGGCAGGGGAGAACGATGTCAATAATTT TTTTCAGCTGACAGTGGAGATGTTCGACTACCTAGAGTGTGAGCTGAACCTCTTCCAGACAG TGTTCAGCTCTCTGGACATGTCGCGCTCGGTGTCGGTGACAGCCGCGGGGCAGTGCCGCCTGGCCCCGCTCATCCAGGTGATCCTGGACTGCAGCCACCTCTACGACTACACTGTCAAGCTGCTCTTCAAGCTCCACTCCT GTCTGCCAGCGGATACCCTGCAGGGTCACCGGGATCGCTTCCTGGAGCAGTTCAGAAA ACTGAAGGACCTCTTCTACCGCTCCAGCAACCTGCAGTACTTCAAGCGGCTGATTCAGATCCCACAGCTGCCAGAG aaCCCTCCCAACTTCCTTCGTGCCTCGGCGCTGTCGGAGCACATCAGCCCCGTGGTGGTCATCCCTGCCGAGGCATCCTCACCCGACAGTGAGCCCATCACAGACCTGGTGGAGATGGACACGGCCTCACAg AGCCTGTTTGACAACAAGTTTGATGACATCTTCGGCAGCTCTTTCAGCAGCGACCCCTTCAACTTCAACAGCCAGAACGGGATGAACAAGGATGACAA GGACCGGTTAATCGAGCGCCTTTATGGGGAGATTGCAGCCctgaaggaggagctggagaactTCAAGGCTGAG AGCGCACGGGGCATGGTGCAGCTGCGTGGTCGCACCAGTGAGCTGGAGGCCGAGCTGGCCGAGCAGCGGCACCTgaagcagcaggcacaggaCGAGAGCGAGTTCCTGCgtgcagagctggaggagctgaAGAAGCAGCGGGAGGACACTGAGAAGGCACAGAGGAGCCTGACAGAGATTGAAA GGCGGGCACAGGCCAACGAGCAGCGCTACAGCAAGCTGAAGGAGAAGTACAGCGAGCTGGTGCAGAACCATGCCGACCTGCTGCGGAAG AATGCGGAGGTGACCAAGCAGGTGACGGCGGCCAGGCAGGCCCAGGGGGATGTGGAGCGGGAGAAGAAGGAGCTGGAGGACTCCTTCCAGCGGGTGAGCGAGCAGGCTCAGAGGAAG TCTCAGGAGCAGGCTGAGGTGTTGGACACGCTGAAGCGggagctggcagccagcagaCAGGAGATGCAGGTCCTCCAGGGCACCCTGGAGTCCAGCACACAG gtgggagcagagcagagcacccGGATCGCTGGCCTGGAGCAGGAGAGGGACAGCCTgagccaggcagcagagcagcacagggaggagaTGGCTGCCCTGCGGGccgagctgcagcagctgcaggacatGCTCAGCCATGAGCAAGAGAGCAGCAAGATGGAGCTGGAGACATTGCAGACCCAGCTGAAAGACAAG caggagagcagggagcGGGCGCTGCAGCAGCGCCTGGACGAGGAGCAGTTTGCCCTCTTACAGGGCACCGCGCGGGAGGCGGAGCGGATGGTGCAGGATGCCCTCAGTCGCCTGGAGGATCCCGCTCACATCAGCTGTACCGGCTCAGCAG GGACGCATTTGAGTCCTGCCTGCTGTCTGCCGGCAGATTGCCTCCTGTCCAGGACACTGGCAGCCTCTGAGTGCGTGGAGCGGCTGCAGGATGCACACAGCAAATACCTTTCCAGTCACGGAG CCGtgggctccctgctgccctgcctggccctcTTCGCCCACCTCGTCAGTGacaccctgctgcagggcagtgCTACCTCCCACGTGGCCCCCATGGAGCCTGCTGACC GTCTGCTGGAGATGTGCAAGCAGTGCGGCAGCGAGGCCGTGAGCTACCTCAGCACCCTGCAAGACCCGGGGACGGTGGAAGGCACTGACTGCAGCCTGGTGATGACCTGCCTGGGCCAGATCAGCGCTATTGGGGAG GAGCTGCGGCCCAGAGGGCTGGACATcaagcaggaggagctgggtgaCCTGGTGGACAAGGAGATGGCAGCAACGGCGGCGGCCATTGAAACGGCGGCCGCCCGCATCGAG GAGATGCTGAGCAAGGCGCGGGCTGGTGACACCGGGGTCAAACTGGAAGTGAACGAGAG GATCCTGGGCTCCTGCACAGGCCTCATGCAGGCCATCCACATCCTGGTCCTGGCCTCCAAGGACCTGCAGAGAGAGATCGTGGAGAGCGGACGG GGCGCAGCATCCCCCAAGGAGTTTTATGCCAAGAATTCCCGCTGGACCGAGGGTCTCATCTCTGCCTCCAAGGCCGTGGGCTGGGGTGCCACGGTGCTGGT TGACGCTGCTGACCTGGTGGTGCAAGGCAAGGGGACGTTCAAGGAGCTAATGGTCTGTTCCCGGGAGATCGCAGCCAGCACTGCCCAGCTGGTGGCAGCCTCCAAG gtgaaggcagacaaagacagCGCCAACCTTTGCAAGCTCCAACAAGCCTCCCGGGGTGTCAACCAGGCCACAGCCAGCGTGGTGGCCTCCACCAAAGCTGGGAAGTCACAGGTGGAGGAGAAAG ACAGCATGGACTTCTCCAGCATGACACTCACCCAGATAAAGCGTCAGGAGATGGACTCACAG GTGCGGGTGCTGGAGCTTGAAAACCAGCTGCAGAAGGAGCGGCAGAAGCTGGGGGAGCTGCGCAAGAAGCACTATGAGCTGGCAGGAGTGGcggagggctgggaggaggacg CTGCAGATTAG